The uncultured Cohaesibacter sp. genome window below encodes:
- a CDS encoding DUF2852 domain-containing protein, translated as MSRSVAAKSSWKGSHVALMILGFIFFWPLGLAVLAYMIWGDEMREMFKDFKTRIDREFKGSGCSRRHRSYGFEKTGNMAFDEYRKAELERLEEERRKLEAEKAEFEEFLAELNRAKDKEEFDRFMAARHNARSTAPQGGPSNDSGYQAPYQG; from the coding sequence ATGTCACGCAGTGTAGCAGCCAAATCATCTTGGAAGGGTTCCCATGTGGCTCTGATGATACTTGGCTTTATTTTCTTCTGGCCGCTTGGTCTTGCAGTGTTGGCCTATATGATCTGGGGTGATGAAATGCGTGAAATGTTCAAGGACTTCAAGACAAGGATCGATCGCGAATTCAAAGGATCCGGATGCAGCCGACGCCATCGGTCATACGGTTTCGAGAAAACCGGCAACATGGCCTTTGACGAATATCGCAAGGCAGAGCTGGAGCGCCTGGAAGAAGAGCGCCGCAAGCTGGAAGCTGAAAAGGCCGAGTTCGAGGAATTCCTCGCCGAGCTCAATCGCGCCAAGGACAAGGAGGAGTTCGACCGCTTCATGGCGGCCCGCCACAATGCCCGGTCGACCGCACCTCAGGGTGGCCCCTCCAATGACAGCGGCTATCAGGCCCCCTACCAGGGCTGA
- a CDS encoding DMT family transporter, whose protein sequence is MNQISQSSNSVSLPVMRSGALWAAVYMILAGLAFALVNLSTQFLTMKLGVSSLIVAFGQYFIAFLFSLPWLFKIGLGAARTRQVGKHVLRVIFAVLGTQAWTAGLAYVPIWQAIALIMTSPFFVTLGAYLFLHERVGPHRLMATVVGFVGGMIILAPWSDAFSIHALWPVVAAAFWAATSVMTKTLTGDEAPETVTIYLLLLMTPVNAFMLLGSDLVIPSTLGLGLIVLSGLLVYIAQLLCARAYSVADAAYVQPFDHVKLAFNVALGWAVFGFAPVGQFWIGALLILAASFYILHRETRGR, encoded by the coding sequence ATGAATCAGATTTCCCAATCTTCCAATTCGGTTTCCCTGCCGGTCATGCGGTCTGGTGCCCTGTGGGCTGCCGTCTACATGATCCTGGCTGGTCTGGCCTTTGCGCTGGTCAATCTTTCCACCCAGTTCCTCACCATGAAGCTGGGCGTCAGTTCGCTGATCGTGGCGTTCGGGCAATATTTCATCGCCTTCCTGTTCAGCCTGCCGTGGTTGTTCAAGATCGGCCTTGGCGCCGCCCGCACCCGGCAGGTCGGCAAACATGTGCTGCGGGTGATCTTTGCCGTGCTGGGCACTCAGGCCTGGACCGCCGGTCTGGCCTATGTTCCCATCTGGCAGGCCATCGCCCTGATCATGACATCGCCCTTTTTCGTCACTCTCGGAGCCTATCTGTTCCTGCACGAAAGGGTCGGCCCGCATCGTCTGATGGCAACGGTGGTCGGCTTCGTCGGAGGCATGATCATTCTGGCGCCATGGTCCGACGCCTTCTCCATTCATGCCCTCTGGCCGGTTGTTGCCGCTGCCTTCTGGGCGGCCACGTCCGTCATGACCAAGACCCTGACCGGGGACGAAGCTCCGGAAACGGTGACAATCTATCTGTTGCTGCTGATGACGCCGGTCAATGCCTTCATGTTGCTGGGCAGCGATCTGGTGATACCGTCGACGCTCGGGCTGGGACTGATCGTCCTGTCCGGCCTGTTGGTCTATATCGCCCAGCTGCTGTGCGCACGAGCCTATTCGGTAGCCGATGCCGCCTATGTGCAGCCTTTCGACCATGTCAAGCTGGCCTTCAACGTGGCGCTCGGCTGGGCCGTCTTCGGCTTCGCACCGGTCGGCCAGTTCTGGATTGGTGCTCTGCTCATTCTCGCTGCGTCCTTCTACATCCTGCATCGGGAGACAAGAGGCCGTTGA
- a CDS encoding family 20 glycosylhydrolase: MTLCENKKPELVLHSKWLDDGSKTGRIELRLTGKPHGFYPAPVRMAFTTLVRIPPQTRLVGADYVARTANYHELAPLGPLEAGADGLLWQVILPELSHRPHHCTDGPSSAFLILPDHGVVDITCLPLERASADEPPAASPSTAAEPALPGEMVSPTLGLLPMANRVDVCRWRQQAPERLILSEPLRPTGAIVNALYERLFATEPPFGDGGQGLSVSHAPPQQPTGGGEGAKGCFSLRFSPQGIAVEADPEAALHALIALAQIWHANHQDPGLWAFPEEGMIEDWPLQDWRGMHLDVSRQFYKAGTVKAFLDRLAWHRFNRFHWHLTDDEGWRLQSRTYPHLTELGAWRGHGLLLYPQHGSGAHRYGGFYHLDEVRDILRHAGSLGIDVVPEIDVPGHCHAAMMALPELVDPSALRGGASVQGYVNNALNPGLGATWLFLETIFGEVADLFPGPFVHIGGDEVADGAWSGSRAANSWARAKGHLTADGQPDSMKMQAAMLRFVSDRLVAAGKVPLAWEEAAKGGGLDPQQAILMAWTSALSAHQLTQLGYRVIMCPGEAYYLDMAQSDNWQEPGLSWAGTSSPASTYGFDPVGPVADCPDKLVGIEGCIWSENLTGLQRFNHMVFPRLSAIAESAWTKPENKDWASFERRQGLMPRMPLS; this comes from the coding sequence ATGACACTTTGCGAGAACAAGAAGCCTGAGCTGGTCCTGCATAGCAAGTGGCTGGATGATGGCAGCAAGACCGGCCGGATCGAGCTGCGGCTGACGGGAAAACCCCATGGTTTCTACCCGGCCCCGGTGCGCATGGCCTTTACCACTCTGGTGCGCATTCCGCCTCAGACGCGCCTGGTCGGTGCCGACTATGTGGCCCGAACGGCCAATTATCATGAGCTGGCCCCGCTCGGCCCACTGGAGGCCGGGGCGGATGGCCTGCTCTGGCAGGTGATCCTTCCGGAACTGTCCCATCGTCCGCACCATTGCACCGACGGTCCGTCCTCGGCCTTTCTCATCCTGCCCGACCATGGCGTGGTTGATATCACCTGCTTGCCGCTGGAAAGAGCCTCGGCAGATGAGCCGCCAGCCGCCAGCCCTTCAACGGCTGCCGAGCCAGCTTTGCCGGGCGAGATGGTCTCTCCCACCTTGGGGCTGCTGCCCATGGCCAATCGTGTCGATGTCTGCCGCTGGCGACAGCAGGCGCCAGAGCGTCTCATCCTCTCCGAGCCCCTGCGTCCAACCGGGGCGATCGTCAATGCGCTGTACGAGCGCCTGTTCGCCACGGAGCCGCCCTTTGGTGATGGTGGGCAGGGCCTCTCGGTGAGCCATGCGCCCCCTCAGCAGCCGACCGGTGGCGGAGAGGGCGCGAAGGGCTGTTTCAGCCTGCGCTTTTCGCCTCAGGGTATCGCAGTTGAAGCCGATCCGGAAGCCGCGCTGCATGCGCTCATTGCCCTTGCCCAGATCTGGCATGCCAATCATCAGGATCCGGGCCTCTGGGCTTTCCCAGAGGAGGGTATGATCGAGGATTGGCCGTTGCAGGACTGGCGCGGCATGCATCTGGATGTCTCCCGGCAATTCTACAAGGCTGGTACGGTCAAGGCCTTTCTCGATAGGCTCGCCTGGCACCGCTTCAACCGGTTCCACTGGCATTTGACCGACGACGAGGGATGGCGGCTGCAAAGCAGGACCTACCCTCACCTGACGGAACTGGGCGCCTGGCGCGGCCATGGCCTGTTGCTCTATCCGCAGCATGGCTCAGGTGCGCATCGTTATGGCGGTTTCTATCATCTTGATGAGGTGAGGGACATTCTCCGTCATGCCGGAAGCCTCGGGATCGACGTTGTGCCCGAAATCGACGTGCCGGGCCACTGTCATGCGGCCATGATGGCATTGCCGGAGCTGGTCGATCCCAGCGCGCTCAGGGGCGGCGCCTCCGTGCAGGGCTATGTCAACAATGCGCTCAATCCCGGCCTCGGGGCGACATGGCTGTTTCTGGAAACCATTTTCGGCGAGGTTGCCGACCTGTTTCCGGGCCCGTTTGTCCACATCGGTGGCGACGAAGTTGCCGATGGGGCTTGGTCCGGTTCCCGGGCGGCCAACAGCTGGGCCCGCGCCAAGGGGCATCTGACTGCAGACGGCCAGCCCGACAGCATGAAGATGCAGGCCGCCATGTTGCGCTTTGTCTCCGACCGGCTGGTGGCCGCAGGCAAGGTGCCGCTCGCATGGGAGGAGGCAGCCAAGGGGGGCGGCCTTGATCCGCAGCAGGCGATCCTCATGGCCTGGACCAGCGCCCTCAGTGCCCATCAGCTGACGCAACTCGGCTACCGGGTCATCATGTGCCCCGGAGAGGCCTATTATCTCGACATGGCCCAATCGGACAACTGGCAGGAACCGGGCCTCAGCTGGGCGGGAACATCAAGCCCGGCTTCGACCTATGGCTTCGATCCGGTTGGCCCGGTTGCTGATTGCCCGGACAAGCTTGTTGGCATTGAGGGCTGCATCTGGAGTGAAAATCTCACCGGACTGCAGCGGTTCAATCACATGGTCTTTCCGCGTCTCAGTGCCATCGCCGAGAGCGCCTGGACAAAGCCGGAAAACAAGGACTGGGCGAGCTTTGAGCGTCGACAGGGGCTGATGCCCCGCATGCCACTCAGTTAG
- a CDS encoding complex I NDUFA9 subunit family protein, with protein MASSTGQIVTVFGGSGFLGRHVVRALAKEGYRIRVAVRRPDLAGFLQPLGTVGQIMPVQTNLRDRESVARALAGSDAVVNLVGILFETGKATFDRIQHLGAKTIAEETAKAGISRLVQISAIGADATSPSAYARSKAQGEAAVLEGLPQAIIIRPSLLIGSEDDFFNKFASMAKLSPFLPLIGGGRTLFQPAFVGDVAEVIARGVKGELAEGTTYELGGPEAKSFKALLELMLKETHQKRLLLPLPFWLASIMGRVFEMLPMKPAVTRDQVILLKKDNVVSEAAKAEGRTFEGLGIEPLSVEAVIPTYLWSYRPSGQYEANRRG; from the coding sequence ATGGCGAGTTCGACGGGACAGATCGTGACAGTTTTCGGCGGCTCCGGCTTTCTGGGGCGCCATGTGGTGCGGGCGCTGGCAAAGGAAGGCTATCGCATTCGCGTCGCCGTGCGCCGCCCGGATCTGGCCGGATTTCTGCAGCCCCTCGGCACCGTCGGTCAGATCATGCCGGTGCAGACCAACCTGCGGGACAGGGAATCCGTCGCGCGCGCCCTGGCAGGCAGCGACGCCGTGGTCAATCTGGTCGGCATCCTGTTTGAGACCGGCAAGGCAACCTTCGACCGGATCCAGCATCTTGGCGCCAAAACGATTGCCGAGGAGACTGCCAAGGCCGGGATTTCCCGTTTGGTGCAGATTTCGGCGATCGGAGCGGATGCCACTTCGCCTTCTGCCTATGCCCGAAGCAAGGCGCAGGGCGAGGCGGCGGTACTGGAGGGGCTGCCACAGGCAATCATTATCCGGCCTTCCCTGCTCATCGGCAGCGAGGATGATTTCTTCAACAAATTTGCCTCCATGGCAAAGCTTTCCCCCTTCCTGCCACTGATTGGCGGGGGCAGGACGCTATTTCAGCCAGCATTCGTCGGCGATGTGGCCGAGGTGATTGCACGAGGCGTCAAGGGTGAGCTTGCCGAGGGGACAACCTACGAGCTTGGCGGGCCGGAGGCCAAGAGCTTCAAGGCACTGCTGGAGTTGATGCTCAAGGAAACCCATCAGAAGCGCCTGCTGCTGCCGCTTCCCTTCTGGCTGGCATCAATCATGGGGCGGGTGTTTGAGATGTTGCCGATGAAACCGGCAGTGACTCGCGATCAAGTGATCCTTCTGAAAAAGGACAATGTCGTCTCAGAGGCAGCCAAGGCTGAAGGGCGGACTTTCGAAGGTCTCGGCATCGAGCCGCTTTCCGTCGAAGCGGTCATTCCGACCTATCTGTGGTCCTATCGGCCCTCGGGCCAGTATGAGGCCAACCGCAGGGGCTAG
- a CDS encoding CBS domain-containing protein: MIDKVISLTPDLTIEEALAILEAERIRTAPVLSKDNTLLGMFGFMSVMKKVLPVSVTMADGLEHLDFARGAKPDIANRLKDLKAKTVDCAMDEKPTVLSPDLSVWEGILKLTKHGSPLPVVESQTNTFLGILTEQSAITELEQITSGSS, translated from the coding sequence ATGATCGATAAGGTGATCAGCCTGACCCCGGATCTTACGATCGAGGAAGCCCTCGCTATTCTCGAAGCCGAGCGGATCAGAACTGCTCCCGTCCTTTCCAAAGACAATACACTCCTGGGCATGTTTGGCTTCATGTCCGTTATGAAGAAGGTGCTACCCGTTTCTGTCACGATGGCCGATGGTCTGGAACATCTTGACTTCGCCCGGGGCGCCAAACCTGACATTGCCAACCGCCTCAAGGACCTCAAGGCCAAGACGGTGGACTGTGCGATGGACGAAAAGCCAACCGTTCTCAGCCCGGACCTGTCGGTGTGGGAGGGAATCCTCAAGCTGACCAAACACGGCAGCCCTTTGCCGGTCGTCGAGAGCCAGACGAACACGTTCCTCGGCATTCTGACGGAACAATCCGCCATTACCGAACTGGAACAGATCACGTCCGGTTCTTCCTGA
- a CDS encoding ArsB/NhaD family transporter, which yields MLVATVILVAAYFFIITEKINRAIVSLLGAGLLVLLGVLNFELVVQGIDFNTIFLLTGMMVIVAITKESGVFQFVAIYTAKLVKANPRLLLIALAVVTALFSALLDNVTTVLLVVPVTLLLTDQLKLRAYPFLFSQIFASNIGGTATLIGDPPNILIGSAVGLSFMDFVEWVSPIAIIVLVICLFIFDFIWGRKMTAAEEDKQAMMQYNAFEAIENKVLLTKSLITLALVLFGFIYGHGQGWEPGTIALTGAAFLLLLHTFGGKPEEQSHAVHSAFNQVEWETIFFFLGLFVLVSGVEHTGLLKIIAGKLLGITGTNVELAGMIVLYASAVLSSIVDNIPFVATMIPLLKAMQTDLGGPQAIEPLWWCLSLGACLGGNGTLIGASANVMVASFSERAGQRISFMQFLKLSFPLMMLTTVISSLFAYIVYF from the coding sequence ATGCTTGTGGCGACTGTTATTCTCGTTGCAGCCTACTTCTTCATCATCACGGAAAAGATCAACCGGGCGATTGTCTCCCTGCTGGGGGCTGGTTTGCTCGTTCTGCTCGGTGTCCTGAATTTTGAACTTGTCGTTCAGGGCATCGACTTCAATACGATCTTTCTGCTGACGGGCATGATGGTCATCGTTGCCATCACCAAGGAATCCGGCGTCTTCCAGTTCGTGGCGATCTACACCGCCAAACTGGTGAAGGCCAATCCGCGGCTCCTGCTCATTGCCCTGGCAGTGGTGACTGCACTCTTCTCCGCCCTGCTTGATAACGTGACCACGGTGCTGCTTGTGGTTCCGGTAACCCTGCTGTTGACAGACCAGCTCAAGCTCCGGGCCTATCCCTTCCTCTTCTCGCAGATCTTTGCCTCCAACATTGGCGGCACGGCGACGCTCATCGGCGACCCGCCAAACATCCTGATCGGTTCTGCCGTTGGCCTGAGCTTCATGGATTTCGTAGAGTGGGTCAGCCCCATCGCGATCATTGTTCTGGTGATCTGCCTGTTCATTTTCGACTTCATCTGGGGTCGAAAGATGACGGCGGCCGAGGAAGACAAGCAGGCGATGATGCAATACAACGCCTTCGAGGCGATCGAGAACAAGGTCCTGCTGACCAAGTCGCTGATCACTCTGGCCCTTGTGCTGTTTGGCTTCATCTATGGTCATGGTCAGGGCTGGGAGCCGGGCACCATCGCTCTCACCGGCGCCGCCTTCCTTTTGCTGTTGCATACCTTTGGTGGCAAGCCAGAAGAGCAGTCGCACGCTGTTCATTCCGCCTTCAATCAGGTGGAATGGGAAACGATCTTCTTCTTCCTTGGCCTGTTTGTGCTGGTTTCCGGCGTCGAGCATACCGGCCTTCTGAAGATTATCGCTGGCAAGCTTCTGGGCATCACGGGCACCAACGTCGAGCTGGCTGGCATGATCGTGCTCTACGCTTCTGCCGTGCTGTCGTCCATCGTCGACAACATCCCGTTTGTTGCCACCATGATCCCGCTGCTGAAGGCCATGCAGACTGATCTTGGCGGTCCCCAGGCCATCGAGCCCCTGTGGTGGTGTCTGTCGCTGGGCGCTTGCCTTGGCGGTAACGGCACTCTCATCGGTGCCAGTGCCAACGTCATGGTTGCCAGCTTCTCGGAACGGGCCGGACAGCGGATCTCCTTCATGCAGTTCCTCAAGCTGTCTTTCCCGCTGATGATGCTGACAACAGTCATTTCCTCGCTCTTCGCCTACATCGTCTATTTCTGA
- the mprF gene encoding bifunctional lysylphosphatidylglycerol flippase/synthetase MprF, which translates to MTVNNPTEGTKHDLFALGRKAAPIVLTLALFAFGIYALYHLLKPVKAADVIAQVHATPWGTLLAALVATAASYAALIGYDWAALKSLDKKVPLRSIAVGGFLGYSFGNTIGVSVLSGGAVRYRVYSAFGLSLFEIASVSTFAALAFGFGITVIGLASLAIHPHALANIVPLAPDSLRLWAGIAAVAVTAFLVMLSLSGKSLRLGRFELSAPTPGILFSQLAFTLIDTSMAALTLYVLLPGLRPDFLTFLPVFAAASMTGVLSHVPGGVGVFETVIIAALPRGVPLDQVAAALLLYRLIYYLIPFGLALVFVAVNEARLAGGFITRLFGDVPDPLRPVLKAASGAAPTLIGLTAFGIGAYLVLIALMPSVRPEDIDPDDLLAAILLEGGVLLSAVLGVLLLILSQGLVRRISGAFWLTLVTLAVASGVSLLNKFDLETVALLLGTAAVLWPFRGSFHRSAKLTRSVLSPGWFALAGAIAVSAAAVFFFMHETTPYSTSLWIEFSEGANTSRALRAGLAGSTFLFFATVWLAIQPAVSHTKMPDRASLMKAEAIIARQNDPKSCLALTGDKELFFNDSEDAFLMYAVQGNKWVAYSDPVGLREAIEPLVWSFWEEAYDNAAHPVMFEVSETYLPLWIEMGYSLHKIGEEAVIRLQDFSLAGGHFKSMRAAHNRALKDGVELVINQPPHSATFIETLRSVSDAWLEDKVGGEKGFSLGRFSEAYLQHFAIATVRRDGQILAFANILRPGDGSHVSIDMMRYPPDVASGLMEFLFIELIEHSRATGAEEFSLSLAPLSGIEARKGSRLWNRFGAIMYRHGRSFYNFEGLRAFKQKFHPEWQPRYVAVPPGVSPISALKDVTFLISGGAGKLLWK; encoded by the coding sequence TTGACCGTCAATAATCCCACTGAAGGCACGAAACACGATCTGTTCGCATTGGGGCGAAAGGCCGCCCCCATCGTGCTTACTCTGGCGCTCTTCGCGTTTGGCATATATGCGCTCTATCATTTGCTCAAGCCAGTCAAGGCTGCCGATGTGATCGCACAAGTGCATGCCACTCCATGGGGCACCCTGCTTGCTGCGCTGGTGGCCACCGCAGCCAGCTACGCCGCCCTCATCGGCTATGACTGGGCAGCGCTCAAATCCCTCGACAAGAAGGTGCCGCTGCGCTCGATTGCCGTGGGCGGCTTCCTTGGCTACAGCTTCGGCAATACGATTGGCGTCAGTGTCCTTTCCGGCGGCGCGGTGCGCTATCGGGTCTATTCGGCCTTTGGCCTCAGCCTGTTCGAGATCGCCAGCGTATCAACCTTTGCCGCGCTGGCCTTCGGTTTCGGCATCACGGTCATCGGTCTGGCGTCCCTCGCCATTCATCCCCATGCGCTGGCCAACATTGTGCCGCTTGCGCCGGACAGCCTCAGGCTCTGGGCGGGCATTGCCGCCGTTGCGGTTACGGCTTTCCTTGTCATGCTGTCGCTCAGCGGCAAGAGCCTGCGGCTCGGTCGCTTCGAATTGTCGGCGCCGACACCGGGCATTCTGTTTTCGCAGTTGGCCTTCACGCTGATCGACACGTCGATGGCAGCCCTGACGCTTTATGTGCTGCTGCCGGGCCTCAGGCCAGATTTCCTGACCTTCCTGCCGGTTTTTGCCGCCGCCTCGATGACTGGCGTGCTCAGCCATGTGCCAGGCGGGGTCGGTGTCTTTGAAACGGTGATCATCGCCGCTCTGCCAAGGGGTGTTCCGCTTGATCAGGTAGCAGCGGCACTGCTGCTCTATCGGCTGATCTATTATCTTATTCCCTTCGGGTTGGCGCTTGTCTTCGTGGCCGTCAACGAAGCCCGCCTTGCCGGTGGCTTCATCACGCGCCTGTTCGGTGATGTTCCAGACCCGTTGCGTCCTGTTCTTAAGGCCGCCAGTGGCGCCGCTCCGACCCTTATCGGCCTTACGGCGTTCGGCATCGGAGCCTATCTCGTGCTGATCGCGCTGATGCCCTCGGTCAGGCCCGAGGACATCGATCCTGATGATCTGCTGGCCGCGATCCTGCTGGAAGGCGGCGTGCTGCTATCAGCGGTGCTCGGCGTGCTGTTACTGATCCTCAGTCAGGGGCTCGTCCGACGGATCTCCGGTGCCTTCTGGCTGACCCTTGTCACTCTGGCAGTCGCCTCGGGCGTATCGCTACTCAACAAGTTCGATCTCGAAACCGTGGCCCTGCTGCTCGGCACTGCCGCCGTGCTCTGGCCATTTCGAGGCAGCTTCCACCGCTCCGCCAAACTCACGCGCAGTGTCCTCAGCCCCGGCTGGTTCGCGCTTGCGGGGGCCATCGCGGTCAGCGCTGCGGCTGTCTTCTTCTTCATGCATGAAACCACGCCCTACAGCACCAGCCTGTGGATCGAATTCTCTGAAGGCGCCAATACTTCACGGGCCTTGCGCGCCGGTCTGGCGGGATCGACCTTCCTGTTCTTTGCCACAGTCTGGCTGGCCATTCAGCCTGCTGTCTCGCACACCAAGATGCCGGATCGTGCCAGCCTCATGAAGGCAGAGGCAATCATTGCCCGGCAGAATGACCCAAAGAGCTGTCTGGCGCTGACCGGCGACAAGGAACTGTTCTTCAACGACAGCGAAGATGCATTCCTGATGTATGCGGTGCAGGGCAACAAGTGGGTCGCCTATTCAGACCCTGTCGGGCTGCGAGAGGCCATCGAACCACTGGTCTGGTCCTTCTGGGAAGAGGCCTATGACAATGCCGCCCATCCGGTGATGTTCGAGGTCAGCGAGACCTACCTGCCACTCTGGATCGAGATGGGCTATTCCCTGCACAAGATCGGCGAGGAAGCTGTGATCCGGCTTCAGGACTTTTCGCTTGCAGGGGGGCATTTCAAGTCGATGCGGGCCGCCCATAACAGGGCACTGAAGGACGGAGTGGAACTGGTCATCAATCAGCCGCCACACAGCGCGACCTTCATCGAAACACTGCGGTCGGTTTCCGATGCCTGGCTGGAAGACAAGGTTGGCGGCGAGAAGGGCTTTTCACTCGGGCGGTTCAGCGAAGCCTATCTTCAGCATTTTGCCATTGCCACCGTCCGGCGCGACGGGCAGATTCTGGCCTTTGCCAACATTCTCCGGCCGGGGGATGGCTCGCATGTGTCGATTGACATGATGCGCTATCCACCTGACGTGGCGAGCGGTCTGATGGAATTCCTGTTCATCGAGCTGATCGAACACTCCCGCGCCACCGGAGCGGAGGAATTCAGCCTCAGCCTCGCCCCGCTCTCGGGCATCGAGGCGCGCAAGGGAAGCCGCCTCTGGAACCGGTTCGGCGCCATCATGTACCGTCACGGTCGGTCCTTCTACAATTTCGAGGGATTGCGCGCCTTCAAACAGAAGTTCCACCCCGAATGGCAACCGCGCTATGTCGCCGTGCCGCCGGGGGTATCCCCGATCTCGGCCCTCAAGGACGTGACTTTCCTGATCTCGGGCGGCGCTGGCAAGTTGCTCTGGAAGTGA
- a CDS encoding DUF302 domain-containing protein encodes MTYTIDKTLAGVSFEDAEAKVRAALADKGFGVLTEINVKETLKKKLDADVAPYKILGACKPQMAHKAMTAEPKIGVMLPCNVILRETAEGIEVSAVDPIASMSAIENPALLPIATEVQQLLTAVIADL; translated from the coding sequence ATGACCTATACGATCGACAAGACACTTGCTGGTGTCAGTTTTGAAGATGCGGAAGCCAAGGTTCGCGCCGCTCTGGCGGACAAGGGCTTCGGCGTTCTCACCGAAATCAATGTCAAGGAAACCCTGAAAAAGAAACTTGATGCAGATGTGGCGCCCTACAAGATCCTCGGCGCCTGCAAGCCGCAGATGGCACACAAGGCGATGACCGCAGAGCCCAAGATCGGCGTCATGCTGCCCTGCAACGTCATCCTGCGGGAGACGGCAGAGGGTATCGAGGTGAGCGCCGTGGACCCGATTGCTTCCATGAGTGCCATCGAGAACCCGGCTCTCCTTCCCATCGCCACCGAAGTGCAGCAGCTTCTGACAGCGGTCATCGCGGATCTGTAA